A single genomic interval of Prunus dulcis chromosome 5, ALMONDv2, whole genome shotgun sequence harbors:
- the LOC117627509 gene encoding uncharacterized protein LOC117627509 produces the protein MIFSNCKVFREAVREYCLLSGKHVTFTKNERYKLKAMCKAVSCPWQIYVAWKNPTDQSLVVKYYNPIHNCVRVFENTQASSKWLRDKFLPRIQSNPTMPPQSIVNSASSEFKVGISMIKAYMAKAEAFRIIEGTVDEQYTMLWDYCHELEDKNSGSTTKMHYACHLKGIYGGQLLTVVGINPNNKTWVLAYDVVGMETRESWTWFIDLLAKDVDIVNSHGWAVISDKQKGLPGPFEDIVPNVETRFCVRHLYDNFNKTYKGNILRDQLWTYARATNVPSFNYQMELMKALDSNAWEWLAEKPPTQWSKSHFRTLIKCDMLPNNLCESFNNSIKTAKDKPIITMLEMIRCLLMRRIQWRKDKMSSWPHQLCKNIFYHVQHKKLKACNYTVQCSGGPKYQVDVGRGDQYMVDLDNHTCSCRKWDLSDIPYAHGIAAIHYK, from the exons ATGATATTCAGTAACTGCAAGGTTTTCAGAGAAGCTGTTCGTGAATATTGCTTGTTGAGTGGGAAACATGTCACTTTCACCAAGAATGAAAGGTATAAGCTGAAGGCAATGTGTAAAGCAGTGAGTTGTCCATGGCAGATTTATGTGGCTTGGAAAAACCCCACAGATCAAAGCTTggtggtgaaatattataatccTATTCATAATTGTGTCAGAGTGTTTGAAAACACACAAGCCTCAAGTAAATGGTTGAGAGATAAGTTCCTGCCTAGAATTCAGTCAAATCCCACGATGCCTCCACAATCTATAGTGAACTCAGCCTCTTCTGAGTTTAAAGTAGGTATATCTATGATAAAAGCTTACATGGCAAAGGCAGAGGCATTTCGAATCATTGAAGGAACAGTTGATGAGCAATATACCATGCTCTGGGATTATTGCCATGAGCTGGAAGACAAAAACTCTGGCTCCACAACAAAGATGCACT ATGCCTGCCATTTAAAAGGGATTTATGGTGGACAGTTGCTTACAGTAGTTGGGATCAATCCTAATAACAAGACTTGGGTGCTAGCATATGATGTGGTTGGGATGGAAACAAGGGAGTCATGGACATGGTTCATTGATCTGTTGGCCAAGGATGTGGACATTGTTAATTCCCATGGATGGGCCGTTATATCTGACAAGCAAAAAGGACTGCCTGGTCCATTTGAAGACATTGTGCCTAATGTTGAGACAAGATTCTGTGTGAGGCACCTTTATGATAACTTCAACAAAACTTATAAAGGTAACATTTTGAGGGATCAGTTGTGGACCTATGCTAGAGCTACCAATGTGCCTTCTTTTAACTATCAAATGGAATTAATGAAGGCCTTAGATAGCAATGCTTGGGAGTGGCTTGCTGAGAAGCCACCAACACAATGGTCTAAGTCTCATTTTAGAACACTTATTAAGTGTGACATGCTGCCGAATAACTTGTGTGAAAGCTTCAACAATAGTATCAAGACAGCAAAGGACAAGCCAATTATCACAATGCTAGAGATGATCAGGTGCTTGTTGATGAGAAGGATCCAGTGGAGGAAGGACAAGATGAGCAGTTGGCCTCATCAATTATGTAAGAACATTTTTTACCATGTCCAACACAAAAAGTTAAAAGCATGCAATTATACTGTGCAATGTTCTGGTGGTCCTAAATATCAAGTGGATGTAGGAAGAGGTGACCAATATATGGTGGACTTGGATAATCACACTTGTTCTTGCAGAAAATGGGACTTGTCTGACATTCCTTATGCTCATGGAATTGCTGCCATACATTACAAATGA
- the LOC117627782 gene encoding pentatricopeptide repeat-containing protein At1g52640, mitochondrial-like, translating into MEEGMAENQISPPHPIHRPPPSSQLPLSPASISSSVKIILDILIRTTPQQIEPALASTGIIPTTEVVVEVLKLSYDYPFSAIKFFRWAGLAHKHSAHAWNLMVDLLGRNRLFESMWDAIRSMRQEKTLSLAAFASAFGNYCASGSFDDALMTFQVMDKYGIPNDVVAANSLLSAMCRENGCVLRALDFLETMKSKPEFGPDGDSFAILLEGLEKEGDAAKAKTTFGEMVVRVGWMPANVAAYDAFLMTLVRGEQVEEALKFLIVMKKNSCLPGLRFFSRALDILVKRKDSKNAILIWDVVVGNGNGLVPNLSMYNAMIGLLCDCNEVDDAFRLLDEMVFHGAFPDSFTYNVIFKCLIKNKKVGDAGKFFVEMVKNEWLPTHANFAAAITMFFEGDDPEMGVQIWNFMVENKVEPLDAAANALLLGLCKLDRLSELKRNADDMLDRRISIYESTMASLKSAYYKDGRGARDKYDGLARRWKTSLGR; encoded by the coding sequence ATGGAGGAGGGCATGGCCGAGAACCAAATCTCACCACCACACCCAATTCACCGTCCCCCTCCTTCTTCGCAGCTCCCCCTATCACCGGCCTCCATCTCATCGTCGGTCAAGATCATCCTCGACATCCTAATCCGAACCACACCCCAGCAGATCGAACCGGCTCTCGCCTCCACCGGAATAATCCCCACCACCGAAGTCGTTGTCGAAGTCCTGAAGCTCTCGTACGACTACCCATTCTCCGCCATAAAGTTCTTCCGATGGGCCGGGCTGGCCCACAAGCACTCAGCCCACGCCTGGAACCTCATGGTCGACCTCCTAGGCCGCAACCGCCTCTTCGAGTCCATGTGGGACGCCATCCGCTCAATGCGGCAGGAAAAGACTCTCTCCTTGGCCGCCTTCGCCTCCGCCTTCGGAAATTACTGCGCTTCTGGAAGCTTCGACGACGCCCTCATGACTTTTCAGGTCATGGACAAATACGGCATcccaaacgacgtcgttgcCGCCAATTCTCTGCTCAGCGCAATGTGCCGCGAAAACGGCTGCGTTTTGAGGGCTCTGGACTTCCTCGAGACCATGAAATCGAAGCCGGAATTCGGCCCCGACGGGGACTCGTTTGCTATTTTGCTCGAGGGGCTGGAGAAGGAAGGGGAtgcggcgaaggcgaagacAACGTTTGGGGAAATGGTGGTGAGAGTTGGGTGGATGCCGGCGAACGTGGCGGCTTACGACGCTTTCTTGATGACGCTGGTGAGAGGGGAACAAGTGGAGGAGGCTCTGAAATTCTTGATTGTGATGAAGAAGAATAGCTGCTTGCCAGGTTTGAGATTCTTTTCCCGTGCTCTTGATATTCTTGTTAAGCGAAAGGATTCGAAGAATGCAATTTTGATTTGGGATGTTGTGGTTGGCAATGGTAATGGGTTGGTGCCTAATTTGTCAATGTACAATGCCATGATTGGATTATTGTGTGATTGCAATGAGGTCGATGATGCATTTAGGCTCCTTGATGAGATGGTATTTCATGGTGCTTTTCCTGATTCTTTCACTTATAATGTGATCTTTAAGTGTTTGATTAAGAACAAGAAGGTTGGTGATGCCGGTAAGTTTTTTGTGGAGATGGTGAAGAATGAGTGGCTTCCCACCCATGCTAATTTTGCTGCTGCCATCACCATGTTTTTTGAAGGGGATGACCCTGAAATGGGGGTTCAGATTTGGAACTTTATGGTTGAAAACAAGGTCGAGCCTCTTGATGCAGCGGCCAATGCCTTGCTCTTGGGGCTTTGTAAGTTAGATAGGTTGTCAGAGTTGAAGAGGAATGCTGACGATATGCTTGATAGAAGGATCAGCATATACGAATCGACAATGGCGAGCTTGAAGAGTGCCTACTATAAGGATGGCAGAGGTGCAAGGGACAAATATGATGGCTTGGCAAGGAGGTGGAAGACCTCACTAGGTCGCTAG